In one Trichosurus vulpecula isolate mTriVul1 chromosome 8, mTriVul1.pri, whole genome shotgun sequence genomic region, the following are encoded:
- the LOC118828979 gene encoding olfactory receptor 4K5-like: MDGANFSVVSEFVLLGLSNSQELQLFFFVFFSLLYGMIILGNLLIIITVTSDARLHSPMYFLLGNLSFIDICQSSFATPKMIADFLNERKTISFNGCIAQIFFIHLFTGGEMVLLVSMAYDRYVAICKPLHYVTIMNQQVCNTLVLASWAVGFVHTMSQLSFTVNLPFCGPNVVDSFFCDLPRVTKLACLDSYTIEILIVANSGILSLSTFFLLSISYIVILVTVWYKSSAAMAKAFSTLSAHIMVVTLFFGPCIFIYVWPFTTYPVDKILAIFYTILTPILNPIIYTLRNKDMKAAMRKLVIRKLKPKKISEISLIMKPSLY; the protein is encoded by the coding sequence ATGGATGGGGCTAATTTCTCGGTGGTATCTGAATTTGTGCTGCTGGGGCTCTCCAATTCTCAAGAACTacagcttttcttttttgtcttcttctcgTTGTTATATGGGATGATCATCTTGGGCAATCTTCTCATCATAATTACAGTGACATCTGATGCTCGTCTGCACTCTCCCATGTACTTCCTGCTGGGAAATCTATCCTTTATTGACATCTGTCAGTCATCTTTTGCTACCCCAAAGATGATTGCAGACTTTCTGAATGAACGCAAGACTATATCCTTCAATGGATGCATAGCCCAGATTTTCTTTATTCACCTCTTCACTGGAGGTGAGATGGTGCTGCTGGTCTCCATGGCCTACGATAGATATGTGGCCATCTGTAAACCTCTACACTATGTGACCATCATGAATCAGCAGGTCTGTAATACCTTAGTATTAGCCTCCTGGGCTGTGGGTTTTGTGCACACCATGAGCCAATTGTCATTTACTGTGAATTTGCCTTTTTGTGGCCCCAATGTAGTGGATAGCTTTTTCTGTGACCTTCCCAGAGTGACCAAGCTTGCCTGCCTTGACTCCTACAccatagaaatattaattgtggCCAATAGTGGGATTCTTTCCTTAAgtactttcttccttttgtccattTCATATATAGTCATTCTGGTCACTGTCTGGTATAAGTCTTCTGCTGCAATGGCTAAGGCATTTTCCACATTGAGTGCTCACATTATGGTTGTGACCTTGTTCTTTGGGCCCTGCATCTTTATCTATGTGTGGCCTTTTACCACCTACCCAGTGGATAAAATCCTGGCAATATTTTACACCATTCTGACCCCTATCTTGAACCCCATTATTTACACATTAAGGAACAAAGACATGAAGGCTGCCATGAGGAAACTTGTGATTCGAAAACTAAAGCCCAAGAAGATTTCTGAGATATCCCTCATTATGAAACCCTCTCTTTATTGA